ctttaacactggtcacacgtgcgatagggacaccagccccaactttgaccctctcatgtggacacacttttactagtctgataagaacgcctttctgcaccggtgataaagttccatttagtatggcaaaaaaagtgtgagctcagtccctattgaaagtccatggtaatttcattgtccagattcccgtccgcgcttgatttacgacggacgtccgcgtagtatgttcctagcttaggcttcccacagacagtcttaaaaattcataatcttaaaaaaaaattgtatgcaattgacactgacagatctgtcagtgtcttgtcagtgtcagtttgaactgtcagattgcatacaagttttttttaagattatgaatttttaagactgtctgtgggaagccttagaGCTAATTACATCCAGCCGGTGGAGATGTCCAGCAAAATCActcttaggccggcaacagacgagtctcaattttcataatcttataaaaaattgtatgcaaactgacactgacagatctgtcagtgtcagtttgcatcaCGGAAgtatcaagctaggaacatactacgcggacgtccgtcgtaaaacgaccgcgaccgcgacctatcagtgtgcacggaacaaaacatccagagagccaatCGACAATCGTATTCAAGATTTTTGTTTGAGGAGTAGCGCGTTGTGTGAGTGGTTCGATTTTTAGGTTATATTCCCGTAAATAAAACAACTTTCCTTATTTTCTAATCAGGTGGTGgtttattaatacataaaacCAAAGGTTAGTTTAGATGGACGGCAACGAGAAGGAGAAGCCTCCAGACGAGGATGGTGATAACGGTATGGACTGGGAGAAATACACGCGCAAGCGTAACTTGGATTTATCACCAACCAAGCTGGAGCCTTCCcccaaaaaaattgtaattgaCCCGGCAGAGTCCGAAAAGCAGTCGGGTAATACAAATAGTGCAGTTGAGGAGCCCGGTACTAGTAGGATGGTCGAGTCTCATGCGAACAGTCAAAAAGAGTCAGTTGAAATAAACAAAAGTAACTCAACTGAATTTAACCCGCATCTATACAAACACCCCAGTCTAGACAGCAAATCACGAGAGTATGGTGCCAACGATGATGGACCTTTCATAGTGCATGTCTCTAGAGAGGCCGCCCCTTCCTCCAGTGCCACTCTAAAACCCATAAATGTAGGCCTTTTACTAACTCGGGCAAACGTCAATAACATCCAGAAGGACGGTGGCATTAAATCGGTGGGTCGCAACAGAGTAGCGGTCACTTTCTCCACAGCTGCGGATGCAAATAACTTCCTGAAGCACCCGCTTCTAGGCGAAAATAAGTTTATAGCTGATATCCCTTCATATCATGTATCTCGAATGGGAGTGGTGCGAGGAGTTCCTTCAGACTGGACTATGGAGGAATTGGTCAATGGAACGTCCCTTAGAGAAGGTAAAGGGAAGATCCTTAAAGCTCGTCGACTTCAACGGAAGATACTTAAAGATGATGGCTCCCCGTCATGGGTTCCGACTCAATCGGTAGTAGTAACTTTTGAGGGTCAAAGCTTGCCTGCCAAAATTTTTGCATACTACACCTCATTAGTTGTGGACGTGTATCAGCTGCCAATAATCCAATGTAGGAAGTGCCTCAGGTTTGGTCACATCCAAGCACAGTGCCGGTCTGATGCTAGGTGCTACAAATGTTCACAAAAACACCCTGGGGATGGATGTAACATTGCTCCTGAACATGTTAGATGTATATTCTGTTCCGGCAGACACTATGCGACTGACAAGACATGTAACGAATTTGGTCGGCAGAAAGCCATCAAACTGGCTATGTCTGAACAGAGTATTTCGTATGCAGAGGCAGCTGCTCAGTTCTCATCAGTACGCCGCCCATACTCTGACGTAGCGAGAGTCATGTTTGAGCAGATTCCAGACTCTTCTAGATCGTCCGAGTCACCCTGCCATACGTTTATTCCAACATCCCCGCCTACGACATCTTATCGTAAGACTATTTATCGGGCGCCCCGGGCGAGGGTCCCCTCTCCCCAGGTTATGACAGAGAGGcccacaataatattgttcgtaCTCCCCCACCACAGCTCCCCAATGGCCAGGCCCTGAATGGTGCTTACAATAGAGTCACCCCTCAGGAGGACCTAATGGAGCTGTGTTTGAAGTTACTAACAAATATCATCGCCAAATGGAGCGACATTCTACCGAACGACGTTGCGCCTTTAATGGTCACACTTGCAGAGCGACTCACCTTTCATAATAGGTCACCAGGTCAACTTTTTACAATGGAATAGTCGGAGTATCATCCCAAAGAAACCAGAACTTAC
This genomic stretch from Leguminivora glycinivorella isolate SPB_JAAS2020 chromosome Z, LegGlyc_1.1, whole genome shotgun sequence harbors:
- the LOC125240466 gene encoding uncharacterized protein LOC125240466: MDGNEKEKPPDEDGDNGMDWEKYTRKRNLDLSPTKLEPSPKKIVIDPAESEKQSGNTNSAVEEPGTSRMVESHANSQKESVEINKSNSTEFNPHLYKHPSLDSKSREYGANDDGPFIVHVSREAAPSSSATLKPINVGLLLTRANVNNIQKDGGIKSVGRNRVAVTFSTAADANNFLKHPLLGENKFIADIPSYHVSRMGVVRGVPSDWTMEELVNGTSLREGKGKILKARRLQRKILKDDGSPSWVPTQSVVVTFEGQSLPAKIFAYYTSLVVDVYQLPIIQCRKCLRFGHIQAQCRSDARCYKCSQKHPGDGCNIAPEHVRCIFCSGRHYATDKTCNEFGRQKAIKLAMSEQSISYAEAAAQFSSVRRPYSDVARVMFEQIPDSSRSSESPCHTFIPTSPPTTSYRKTIYRAPRARVPSPQVMTERPTIILFVLPHHSSPMARP